A section of the Corynebacterium auris genome encodes:
- a CDS encoding TrmH family RNA methyltransferase yields MTRRTTITDPADPRLDDIRDLKHSDTKKDLVFAEGPLVCGRLVESRFPVRSVIGFGGRLDSFLADFGAQLPPGVPVYEVTRELLGSVAGYDMHRGLLAVGERPAPLSVAEVIEGARTVVVLEGVGDHENIGSIFRNAAGMGVDGVLFGAATADPLYRRSVRVSMGHALRTPFAHLDGTSTTWQRSLEQLRDEGWWLVSLTPADGAVHIKDALAGRENDKVALLVGAEGPGLTEHAMRATDVRAKIPMAEGTDSLNVATSAAVAFYERARQAGA; encoded by the coding sequence ATGACGCGCCGCACCACCATCACCGACCCCGCCGACCCGCGCCTCGACGACATCCGCGACCTGAAGCACTCGGACACAAAGAAAGACCTCGTCTTCGCCGAGGGCCCCCTCGTGTGCGGCCGCCTCGTCGAATCCCGCTTCCCCGTCCGCAGCGTCATCGGCTTCGGCGGCCGGCTCGATTCCTTCCTCGCCGACTTCGGCGCCCAGCTGCCGCCGGGCGTGCCCGTCTACGAGGTCACCCGCGAGCTGCTTGGCTCGGTCGCCGGCTACGACATGCACCGCGGCCTGCTCGCGGTGGGGGAGCGCCCCGCCCCGCTGAGCGTCGCCGAGGTCATCGAAGGCGCCCGCACCGTCGTCGTCCTCGAGGGGGTCGGCGACCACGAGAACATCGGCTCCATCTTCCGCAACGCCGCCGGCATGGGCGTCGACGGCGTGCTTTTCGGCGCCGCCACCGCCGACCCGCTCTACAGGCGCAGCGTCCGCGTGTCCATGGGCCACGCGCTGCGCACCCCGTTCGCCCACCTGGACGGCACGAGCACGACGTGGCAGCGCTCGCTGGAGCAGCTTCGCGACGAAGGCTGGTGGCTCGTCTCCCTCACGCCCGCCGACGGCGCCGTCCACATCAAGGACGCCCTGGCCGGCCGGGAAAACGACAAAGTTGCGCTCCTCGTCGGCGCGGAAGGGCCGGGCCTGACCGAACACGCGATGCGCGCCACCGACGTGCGCGCGAAGATCCCGATGGCCGAGGGCACGGACTCGCTCAACGTCGCCACCTCGGCCGCCGTCGCCTTCTACGAAAGGGCGCGCCAGGCAGGCGCCTAG
- a CDS encoding FKBP-type peptidyl-prolyl cis-trans isomerase produces MEKPSIEVPQEPAPVDLVIEDLTIGEGDEAVAGGYVKVHYLGVDYETGEEFDSSWDRGEAAEFPLAGLIEGWQEGIPGMKVGGRRELTIPPEKAYGPAGGGHPLSGRTLVFVIDLLDAN; encoded by the coding sequence ATGGAAAAGCCCAGCATTGAGGTTCCGCAGGAGCCGGCCCCCGTAGACCTCGTGATCGAGGACCTCACCATCGGCGAAGGGGACGAGGCCGTCGCCGGCGGTTACGTCAAGGTCCACTACCTTGGCGTGGACTACGAAACCGGCGAGGAGTTCGACTCCTCCTGGGACCGCGGCGAGGCCGCGGAGTTCCCGCTCGCGGGCCTCATCGAAGGCTGGCAGGAGGGTATCCCCGGCATGAAGGTCGGCGGCCGCCGAGAACTGACCATCCCGCCGGAGAAGGCCTACGGCCCCGCGGGCGGCGGGCACCCGCTGTCGGGGCGCACCCTCGTTTTCGTCATCGACCTGCTCGACGCGAACTAG
- a CDS encoding NCS2 family permease: MSTSESTARRRPGGGLDRFFHITERGSTVGTEVRGGVVTFFAMAYIVLLNPLIIGTSPDREGVVLGVPQVAAATALAAGVMSILFGVVAKYPFGIATGLGLNTLVAVTLVGQQGLTWPEAMGLVVIDGIIICILAVTGFRTAVFRAIPDSMKAAMSVGIGMFIALIGLVDAGFVRRVPDEAMTTVPVQLGIDGSIASWPTFVFVIGLLICGFAVIRNIPGGLFLGIVATTVIALIVEAVVGAGSAADSPSGWALAVPSLPDSLGGVPDLSIVGDVDLFGAFVHAGVVAASLLVFTLVLANFFDAMGTMTALGRQAQLTDDNGELPNLKRALVVEGFGAVLGGAASSSSNTVFVDSSAGIADGARTGLANVVTGVLFLLAMFFTPLYGIVPIEAAAPVLVVVGALMMMQVGTIEWSKFYIALPAFLTIATMPFTYSIADGIGVGFISFTLMALFAGKRKEIHWIMWVISALFVVFFAHGPIMEALG; this comes from the coding sequence GTGAGTACCAGCGAATCCACAGCACGGCGCCGCCCCGGCGGAGGGCTCGACCGATTTTTTCACATCACCGAGCGCGGCTCCACGGTAGGCACCGAGGTGCGCGGCGGAGTGGTCACCTTCTTCGCCATGGCCTACATCGTCCTGCTGAACCCGCTGATCATCGGAACGAGCCCGGACCGCGAGGGCGTGGTCCTCGGCGTCCCCCAGGTCGCGGCGGCGACGGCCCTCGCGGCCGGCGTGATGTCCATCCTGTTCGGCGTGGTGGCCAAGTACCCCTTCGGCATCGCAACGGGCCTGGGGCTCAACACGCTCGTCGCCGTGACCCTCGTCGGCCAGCAGGGGTTGACCTGGCCGGAGGCGATGGGGCTGGTCGTCATCGACGGCATCATCATCTGCATCCTCGCCGTCACCGGTTTCCGCACCGCCGTCTTCCGTGCCATCCCGGATTCGATGAAGGCGGCGATGTCCGTCGGCATCGGCATGTTCATCGCGCTCATCGGGCTCGTTGACGCCGGATTTGTCCGCCGCGTTCCCGACGAGGCGATGACTACCGTTCCGGTCCAGCTCGGCATCGACGGCTCGATTGCCTCGTGGCCCACTTTCGTCTTCGTCATCGGCCTCCTCATCTGCGGCTTCGCCGTGATCCGCAACATCCCCGGCGGGCTGTTCCTCGGCATCGTGGCCACCACGGTCATCGCCCTGATCGTCGAGGCTGTCGTCGGCGCCGGCTCTGCCGCCGATTCGCCCTCGGGGTGGGCGCTGGCGGTGCCCTCCCTGCCTGATTCCCTCGGCGGGGTGCCCGACTTGTCCATCGTCGGCGACGTCGACCTCTTCGGCGCCTTCGTCCACGCCGGCGTCGTCGCCGCCTCGCTGCTCGTGTTCACCCTCGTTTTGGCGAACTTCTTCGACGCGATGGGCACCATGACCGCCCTGGGCCGCCAGGCGCAGCTGACCGACGACAACGGCGAGCTGCCCAACCTGAAGCGCGCCCTGGTCGTCGAGGGCTTCGGCGCTGTCCTCGGCGGCGCCGCGTCCTCCTCGTCCAACACCGTCTTCGTGGACTCCTCGGCGGGCATCGCCGACGGCGCCCGCACCGGGCTGGCCAACGTGGTCACCGGCGTGCTGTTCCTGCTCGCCATGTTCTTCACCCCGCTCTACGGCATCGTGCCCATCGAGGCCGCCGCCCCCGTCCTCGTCGTCGTGGGCGCACTCATGATGATGCAGGTGGGCACCATCGAGTGGTCGAAGTTCTACATCGCCCTGCCTGCCTTCCTCACCATCGCCACCATGCCGTTTACCTACTCCATCGCCGACGGCATCGGCGTGGGCTTCATCTCGTTTACGCTGATGGCGCTGTTTGCGGGCAAGCGCAAAGAGATCCACTGGATCATGTGGGTCATCTCCGCGCTCTTCGTCGTCTTCTTCGCCCACGGCCCGATCATGGAGGCCCTGGGATGA
- a CDS encoding solute symporter family protein: protein MNTLYLAQEAAEAEGVGNPLLNIAIFAVFIIVTLFIVTRAGKTTSESADFYTGGASFSGTQNGLAIAGDYLSAASFLGIVGSIALTGYDGFLYSIGFFVAWLVALLLVAEPLRNVGRFTMADVLSFRLRQKPVRVAAAFGTLFVSLFYLIAQMAGAGSLVSVLLNLHSFGAQAACVLVVGIVMIAYVLIGGMKGTTYVQMIKAVLLIGGVAIMTVLVFVAVRGGFNTLFSDAVDMHAGSQYIQEQGYEASEILAPGLRYGATLTSQIDFISLGLSLVLGTAGLPHVLMRFYTVPTATEARKSVTWAIVLIGAFYLLTLVLGYGAAALVGPDRILAAPGAANAAAPLLAFELGGSIFMALISAVAFATVLAVVAGLAITASASIAHDVYDAVLRDGQATEAEQVRVSRITVVVIGIVAIVLGILAMSQNVAFLVSLAFAVAASANLPTILYSLYWKRFNTTGAVASIYTGLGSALLLIILSPAVSGAPNAMFPDADWAIFPLTSPGIVSIPLAFLAGVVGTFLGKPDNLDHLQAEMEVRSLTGVGVEAPVDH from the coding sequence ATGAATACCCTGTACCTGGCTCAGGAGGCGGCGGAAGCCGAGGGCGTGGGCAACCCGCTGCTCAACATCGCTATCTTTGCCGTCTTCATCATCGTCACCCTCTTCATCGTCACCCGCGCCGGGAAGACCACGAGCGAGTCCGCCGACTTCTACACCGGCGGCGCCTCCTTCTCCGGCACGCAAAACGGCCTGGCCATCGCCGGCGACTACCTCTCTGCAGCCTCGTTCCTGGGCATCGTCGGCTCGATCGCGCTGACGGGCTACGACGGGTTCCTCTACTCCATCGGCTTCTTCGTGGCGTGGCTCGTGGCGCTGCTGCTGGTGGCCGAGCCGCTGCGTAACGTTGGCCGCTTCACCATGGCGGATGTGCTGTCCTTCCGCCTGCGCCAGAAGCCGGTCCGCGTCGCGGCCGCCTTCGGCACCCTGTTCGTCTCGCTGTTCTACCTGATCGCGCAGATGGCGGGCGCCGGCTCGCTCGTCTCGGTGCTGCTCAACCTGCACTCCTTCGGCGCCCAGGCCGCGTGCGTGCTGGTCGTCGGCATCGTCATGATCGCCTACGTGCTCATCGGCGGCATGAAGGGCACCACCTACGTGCAGATGATTAAGGCCGTGCTGCTCATCGGCGGTGTGGCCATCATGACCGTTTTGGTGTTCGTCGCCGTGCGGGGCGGGTTCAACACCCTGTTCAGCGACGCCGTGGACATGCACGCGGGCTCCCAGTACATCCAGGAGCAGGGCTACGAGGCCTCTGAGATCCTCGCCCCTGGTCTGCGTTACGGCGCCACGCTGACCTCGCAGATCGACTTCATCTCGCTCGGCCTCTCCCTGGTCCTCGGTACCGCCGGCCTGCCGCACGTGCTCATGCGCTTCTACACCGTGCCCACCGCGACGGAAGCGCGTAAGTCCGTGACCTGGGCCATCGTCCTTATCGGCGCCTTCTACCTGCTCACCCTGGTCCTCGGCTACGGCGCCGCGGCCCTCGTCGGCCCGGACCGCATCCTGGCCGCGCCCGGTGCGGCGAACGCGGCAGCGCCGCTGCTCGCCTTCGAGCTGGGCGGATCCATCTTCATGGCGCTCATCTCTGCCGTCGCCTTCGCCACCGTGCTGGCGGTCGTCGCGGGCCTGGCGATTACGGCCTCCGCGTCCATCGCCCACGACGTCTACGACGCTGTGCTTCGCGACGGCCAGGCGACCGAGGCGGAGCAGGTTCGCGTCTCCCGCATCACCGTGGTGGTCATCGGCATCGTCGCTATCGTGCTCGGCATCTTGGCGATGAGCCAGAACGTCGCCTTCCTGGTCTCCCTGGCCTTCGCCGTCGCGGCCTCGGCGAACCTGCCGACCATCCTGTACTCGCTGTACTGGAAGCGCTTCAACACCACCGGTGCCGTCGCTTCGATCTACACCGGCCTGGGCTCGGCCCTGCTGCTGATCATCCTGTCGCCGGCTGTCTCCGGCGCGCCGAACGCGATGTTCCCGGACGCTGATTGGGCGATCTTCCCGCTGACCAGCCCCGGCATCGTCTCCATCCCGCTGGCCTTCCTCGCCGGCGTGGTGGGCACGTTCCTGGGCAAGCCCGACAACCTCGACCACCTCCAGGCGGAGATGGAGGTCCGCTCCCTGACGGGTGTGGGCGTCGAGGCCCCGGTCGACCACTAA
- a CDS encoding DUF1906 domain-containing protein, giving the protein MTHRRFTRRDFFTAAATAAAAGALAPRAAAQPRVLGTVLDYSAGVPTGRSVRAAGHLGAVRYVSQPRPGASWMRGKPVLSNETEDFRVNGLATASVYQYGKGDTADWLAGAAGATTHAPQAIALHRAAGGPTGRPIYVAIDDNPTRAQYDSQIRPYLRAFSAALGAAGYQTGVYGNYNVIQWCVEDGIGTYFWMHDWGSGGRIHPRAQLHQPSGRRTFIDGVECDVNNVFATDWGQWTPGGASLPPAPGPLQQAVQASSQASSQLPVDQVVSAARAILGK; this is encoded by the coding sequence ATGACCCACCGCCGCTTCACCCGCCGCGACTTCTTCACGGCCGCCGCCACCGCCGCAGCAGCAGGTGCCCTCGCGCCGCGCGCCGCCGCTCAGCCCCGCGTGCTTGGCACGGTGCTCGACTACTCGGCGGGCGTGCCCACGGGCCGCTCCGTCCGGGCCGCCGGCCACCTTGGCGCCGTGCGCTACGTCTCCCAGCCACGCCCGGGCGCGTCCTGGATGCGCGGCAAGCCCGTCCTATCCAACGAAACGGAGGATTTCCGCGTCAACGGGCTCGCCACGGCCTCCGTCTACCAGTACGGCAAAGGTGACACTGCGGACTGGCTGGCCGGAGCCGCCGGGGCCACCACCCACGCCCCGCAAGCCATCGCGCTGCACCGCGCCGCGGGCGGGCCGACGGGGCGCCCGATCTACGTGGCCATCGACGATAACCCCACCCGCGCCCAGTACGACTCCCAGATTCGCCCCTACCTGCGCGCCTTCTCGGCTGCGCTGGGCGCCGCCGGGTACCAGACGGGAGTGTACGGCAACTACAACGTGATCCAATGGTGCGTCGAAGATGGCATCGGCACCTACTTCTGGATGCACGACTGGGGCTCCGGCGGCCGCATCCACCCCCGCGCCCAGCTGCACCAGCCCTCGGGCCGGCGGACCTTTATCGACGGCGTCGAATGCGACGTCAACAACGTTTTCGCCACCGACTGGGGCCAGTGGACGCCCGGCGGCGCTTCTCTCCCGCCAGCCCCCGGCCCGCTTCAGCAGGCGGTGCAGGCCTCCAGCCAAGCCTCCTCGCAGCTGCCCGTTGACCAGGTGGTAAGCGCCGCCCGGGCAATACTGGGCAAGTAA
- the serC gene encoding phosphoserine transaminase: MSSYPAIPTDLIPADGRFGCGPSKIRGEQIHAVAQAADTVLGTSHRQPPVQNVVGAIREGLAELFALPEGYEVVLSLGGATAFWDAATFGLIERASAHLSFGEFSSKFAKAAAKAPWLAPPEVVTAEPGSAPSPGELADTDADVVAWAHNETSTGVMLPVTRPNASSLVLVDATSGAGGLPFDASAADVYYFSPQKCFAADGGLWLAAMSPAALERVEKIAASGRFIPAFLDIKTAVDNSRKNQTYNTPAVATLVMLANQVEWMNDHGGLAGMVARTEASSRVLYSWAEAHDLATPFVADPAARSLVVGTIDFDESVDATELAAALRRNGIVDTEPYRKLGRNQLRIGMFPAVAAADVEKLTAAIDFLLEHGVGRAR, translated from the coding sequence ATGAGCTCCTACCCCGCCATCCCCACCGACCTCATCCCCGCTGACGGCCGCTTCGGATGCGGCCCCTCCAAGATCCGCGGCGAGCAGATCCACGCGGTAGCCCAGGCCGCCGACACCGTCCTCGGCACCTCCCACCGGCAGCCGCCGGTGCAGAACGTGGTGGGCGCCATCCGCGAGGGCCTCGCCGAGCTGTTCGCCCTGCCGGAGGGCTACGAGGTCGTCCTCTCCCTCGGCGGCGCGACCGCCTTCTGGGACGCCGCCACCTTCGGGCTCATCGAGCGCGCCTCCGCCCACCTGTCCTTCGGCGAGTTCTCCTCGAAGTTCGCGAAGGCCGCCGCGAAGGCACCGTGGCTCGCCCCGCCAGAGGTGGTCACCGCCGAGCCCGGCTCGGCCCCCTCCCCGGGCGAGCTCGCGGACACCGACGCGGACGTCGTGGCGTGGGCGCACAACGAGACGTCGACAGGCGTGATGCTCCCCGTCACCCGCCCCAACGCCTCCTCGCTCGTGCTTGTCGACGCCACCTCGGGCGCCGGGGGCCTGCCCTTCGACGCCTCGGCGGCCGACGTCTACTACTTCTCCCCGCAGAAGTGCTTCGCCGCCGACGGCGGACTCTGGCTGGCGGCGATGAGCCCGGCGGCGCTCGAGCGCGTGGAGAAGATCGCCGCCTCCGGCCGCTTCATCCCGGCGTTTTTAGACATCAAGACCGCCGTGGACAACTCGCGCAAGAACCAGACGTACAACACCCCGGCCGTGGCCACGCTCGTCATGCTCGCCAACCAGGTGGAGTGGATGAATGATCACGGCGGGCTCGCTGGGATGGTTGCGCGCACGGAGGCGTCGTCACGCGTGCTCTACTCTTGGGCCGAGGCCCACGACCTAGCCACTCCCTTCGTCGCCGACCCCGCGGCGCGCTCCCTGGTCGTCGGCACCATTGACTTCGACGAGTCAGTCGACGCCACCGAGCTCGCCGCGGCGCTGCGCCGCAACGGGATCGTCGATACGGAGCCCTACCGCAAGCTGGGGCGCAACCAGCTGCGCATCGGCATGTTCCCCGCGGTGGCCGCGGCGGACGTGGAGAAGCTCACCGCGGCCATCGACTTCCTTCTGGAACACGGCGTCGGGCGCGCACGTTAG
- a CDS encoding aldo/keto reductase has product MRIPVTTLNDGYDLPLLGLGTYKLPGEEVGTIVRTAIELGYRHIDTAALYGNEAEVGKAIRDAIAAGDVTREELFVTTKLWNDDQHRAGEAYQESLKRLGLDFVDLYLVHWPWPQRGLYTEAFDQLTKLQGLGQLQSVGVANFYPEVLDEVIEATGVVPALNQVELHVGFTQPELREYHREKGVLTEAWAPLARGANFDAPEIVAVADKHGATPAQVVLAYLMGLGCSVIPKTANPQRLVENLAAVELELDAEDVAALGAVESGRMWGDPRVFPESR; this is encoded by the coding sequence ATGCGCATTCCTGTTACCACCCTCAACGACGGTTACGACCTGCCCCTGCTCGGCCTGGGCACCTACAAGCTCCCGGGGGAGGAGGTGGGCACGATTGTCCGCACCGCCATCGAGCTCGGCTACCGGCACATTGATACCGCAGCGCTCTACGGCAACGAAGCCGAGGTAGGAAAGGCGATCCGAGACGCGATCGCGGCCGGGGACGTCACCCGCGAGGAGCTCTTCGTCACCACCAAGCTGTGGAACGACGACCAGCACCGCGCGGGCGAGGCCTACCAGGAGTCGCTGAAGCGCCTCGGCCTGGACTTCGTGGACCTGTATCTCGTGCACTGGCCGTGGCCCCAGCGCGGGCTCTACACCGAGGCCTTCGATCAGCTGACTAAGCTGCAGGGCCTGGGGCAGCTGCAGTCCGTTGGCGTGGCCAACTTCTACCCGGAGGTCCTCGATGAGGTAATCGAGGCAACCGGGGTTGTCCCCGCGCTCAACCAGGTGGAGCTCCACGTCGGCTTCACCCAGCCGGAGTTGCGCGAGTACCACCGCGAAAAGGGCGTGCTCACGGAGGCATGGGCGCCCCTGGCGCGTGGCGCGAACTTCGACGCCCCAGAGATCGTGGCCGTCGCCGACAAGCACGGGGCCACCCCGGCGCAGGTCGTCTTGGCGTACCTCATGGGGCTGGGGTGCTCGGTGATCCCGAAAACGGCGAACCCGCAGCGGTTGGTGGAAAACCTCGCCGCGGTGGAGCTCGAGCTCGACGCGGAGGACGTGGCGGCGCTGGGCGCCGTGGAGAGCGGGCGTATGTGGGGCGATCCCCGCGTGTTCCCGGAGAGCCGTTAA
- a CDS encoding DUF6928 family protein yields the protein MNYPAVVTVWFVTAADPAAVLGGEPRADRGFGRKLLAQLNPSWPITPIGEFPLNRSSTPGPAEFYIAGYPGVAVVRTFVEDVSVLSQALPQLRASLPSSDTYIFAAGTDSDFAGFAHFAGTQVRRAFAATRNAVLEDVGLPDPFELPFWAGEEAEQVGGISLPFDPADLARVAEENWIGVPVSPAGPDIHVVGYAVDGRPEPKIDSPAPTTKPTTKTVSEVAAAFAAGEAGYDDYEVTESSEAEGDEFARLADATVAAARRVGRGIKRQARTVRERIAERIRHSDR from the coding sequence ATGAACTACCCCGCCGTTGTCACCGTCTGGTTCGTCACCGCCGCCGACCCCGCCGCCGTCCTAGGCGGCGAGCCCCGGGCGGACCGCGGCTTCGGGCGCAAGCTGCTCGCCCAGCTCAACCCCTCCTGGCCCATCACGCCGATCGGAGAGTTCCCCCTCAACCGCTCCTCCACCCCGGGCCCGGCGGAGTTCTACATCGCGGGTTACCCCGGCGTGGCGGTGGTGCGCACCTTCGTCGAGGACGTCTCCGTCCTCTCACAGGCGCTGCCGCAGCTGCGCGCGAGCCTGCCCTCCTCCGACACCTATATTTTCGCCGCGGGCACCGACAGCGACTTCGCCGGCTTCGCCCACTTCGCCGGCACGCAGGTGCGCCGCGCCTTCGCCGCGACCCGCAACGCCGTCCTCGAGGATGTCGGCCTTCCCGACCCCTTCGAGCTTCCCTTCTGGGCGGGCGAGGAGGCCGAGCAGGTCGGCGGGATTTCTTTGCCCTTCGACCCGGCCGACCTCGCCCGTGTGGCCGAGGAGAACTGGATCGGCGTTCCGGTCTCACCCGCCGGACCCGATATCCACGTCGTGGGCTACGCCGTTGACGGGCGCCCGGAGCCCAAGATCGACTCGCCCGCACCCACCACTAAGCCCACCACTAAGACTGTCTCCGAGGTCGCCGCCGCATTCGCCGCGGGTGAGGCGGGCTACGACGACTACGAGGTCACGGAATCCTCCGAGGCCGAGGGCGACGAGTTCGCCAGGCTTGCCGACGCCACCGTCGCCGCCGCCCGCCGCGTCGGCCGCGGTATCAAGCGCCAGGCGCGCACCGTGCGCGAGCGCATCGCCGAGCGCATCCGGCACTCGGACCGCTAG
- a CDS encoding DUF485 domain-containing protein — translation MQKSPEFQGLRKAYRGFTFPVSAAFFIWYLFYVLVATFFADAMAQPFLGLNVGIWLGILQFVTTFLITWAYVVYANKNIEPRAARIREEMEG, via the coding sequence ATGCAGAAAAGCCCCGAGTTTCAAGGACTGCGCAAGGCGTACCGGGGGTTTACCTTCCCGGTCTCCGCGGCGTTTTTCATCTGGTACCTCTTCTACGTCCTCGTGGCGACGTTCTTCGCCGACGCCATGGCACAACCCTTCCTGGGGCTGAACGTAGGTATCTGGCTGGGCATTCTCCAGTTCGTGACAACGTTCCTCATCACGTGGGCCTACGTGGTCTACGCCAACAAGAACATCGAGCCGCGCGCGGCGCGCATCCGTGAAGAGATGGAGGGCTAG
- a CDS encoding citrate synthase, with amino-acid sequence MDIMRATEGNDGFVLGKLLSETGLVTFDPGYVSTGSTESKITYIDGEEGILRYRGYDIADLANNATFNEVSYLLIRGELPTSEQLESFNQEIRHHTLLDEDFKAAFNVFPRNAHPMAVLASSVNILSAYYQDQLDPLDEAQLDKATVRLMAKVPMLAAYAYRASQGKPYMYPDNSLNARENFLRMMFGYPTEPYEIDPILVKALDKLLILHADHEQNCSTSTVRMIASAQANMFVSIAGGINALAGPLHGGANQAVLEMLEDIKNNHDGDATDFMNRVKNKEKGVRLMGFGHRVYKNYDPRAAIVKDTAHEVLEHFGGDELLDLALSLEEIALKDDYFISRKLYPNVDFYTGLIYRAMGFPTDFFTVLFAIGRLPGWIAHYREQLEMNSKINRPRQIYTGATQRPFLPRDQR; translated from the coding sequence ATGGACATCATGCGCGCGACCGAAGGCAACGACGGTTTCGTGCTGGGCAAGCTCCTCAGCGAGACGGGCCTGGTCACCTTCGACCCGGGCTACGTCTCCACCGGCTCCACCGAGTCCAAGATCACCTACATCGACGGCGAGGAAGGCATTCTGCGCTACCGCGGCTACGACATCGCCGACCTGGCCAACAATGCCACCTTCAACGAGGTCTCCTACCTGCTCATTCGCGGCGAGCTGCCGACGAGCGAGCAGCTCGAGTCCTTCAACCAGGAGATCCGCCACCACACGCTTCTTGACGAAGACTTCAAGGCGGCGTTCAACGTCTTCCCGCGCAACGCCCACCCGATGGCGGTGCTGGCCTCCTCGGTCAACATTCTCTCCGCGTACTACCAGGACCAGCTCGACCCGCTGGATGAGGCGCAGCTGGACAAGGCCACCGTCCGCCTCATGGCGAAGGTGCCCATGCTTGCCGCCTACGCCTACCGCGCCTCCCAGGGCAAGCCCTACATGTACCCGGACAATTCCCTGAACGCGCGCGAGAACTTCCTGCGCATGATGTTCGGCTACCCCACGGAGCCCTACGAGATCGACCCGATCCTGGTCAAGGCCCTGGACAAGCTGCTCATCCTGCACGCCGACCACGAGCAGAACTGCTCCACCTCCACCGTGCGCATGATCGCGTCCGCCCAGGCCAACATGTTCGTCTCCATTGCCGGCGGCATCAACGCGCTCGCCGGCCCGCTGCACGGCGGCGCTAACCAGGCCGTCCTGGAGATGCTGGAGGACATCAAGAACAACCACGACGGCGACGCCACCGACTTCATGAACCGCGTGAAGAACAAGGAAAAGGGCGTGCGCCTCATGGGCTTCGGCCACCGCGTGTACAAGAACTACGACCCGCGCGCGGCCATCGTCAAGGACACCGCCCACGAGGTGCTCGAGCACTTCGGCGGCGACGAGCTGCTGGACCTGGCGTTGTCGCTGGAGGAGATCGCCCTGAAGGACGACTACTTCATCTCCCGCAAGCTCTACCCGAACGTCGACTTCTACACCGGCCTGATCTACCGGGCGATGGGCTTCCCCACGGACTTCTTCACCGTCCTGTTCGCCATCGGCCGCCTCCCGGGCTGGATCGCCCACTACCGCGAGCAGCTGGAGATGAACTCCAAGATCAACCGCCCGCGCCAGATTTACACCGGCGCCACCCAGCGCCCCTTCCTGCCGCGCGACCAGCGCTAG
- the sepH gene encoding septation protein SepH, translating to MRELHLIEEESTETFYVLRDADGVRYQLARAELDGSTEPADETPTFTEVAAERSLPEPDPRFSTPLSLRPNEIQSRIRGGATPEELAEEMGVAVSRLEVYAHPVLLERAQVAEAAKQSHPVRENGPAKLTLFEILATAFAARGHSISAATWDATREPGDDWVVHLRWQAGLSDNEALWSFSRSMGSAPTTEARNAAAADLTDPDFAPPVRSLTAVNDANDAPPGPAAGTGAADSGDAEDVVAEGDFLQHPEPESRPQKRSRRAVTPHWEDVLLGVRTNTKRPRK from the coding sequence ATGCGCGAGCTGCACCTCATCGAGGAGGAATCGACGGAGACCTTCTACGTTCTCCGCGACGCGGACGGCGTCCGCTACCAGCTCGCGCGCGCCGAGCTCGACGGGAGCACTGAACCCGCCGATGAAACCCCCACCTTCACCGAGGTCGCGGCCGAGCGCAGCCTGCCCGAGCCGGACCCGCGCTTCTCGACGCCCCTATCGCTGCGCCCCAACGAGATCCAGTCGCGCATCCGCGGCGGCGCCACCCCCGAGGAGCTCGCGGAGGAGATGGGGGTGGCCGTCAGCCGCCTCGAGGTCTACGCCCACCCGGTTCTCCTCGAGCGCGCGCAGGTCGCCGAGGCGGCGAAGCAGTCGCACCCTGTGCGCGAAAACGGCCCGGCCAAGCTGACCCTCTTCGAGATCCTCGCTACCGCCTTCGCGGCCCGCGGCCACTCCATTTCCGCCGCTACCTGGGACGCCACCCGCGAGCCCGGCGACGACTGGGTGGTCCACCTGCGCTGGCAGGCCGGGCTGAGCGACAACGAGGCACTGTGGTCGTTTAGCCGCTCGATGGGCTCCGCTCCCACCACGGAAGCGCGCAACGCCGCGGCCGCCGACCTGACCGACCCCGACTTCGCGCCGCCAGTGCGCTCGCTGACCGCGGTCAACGACGCCAACGACGCTCCCCCGGGGCCCGCCGCGGGCACTGGGGCCGCGGACAGCGGGGACGCCGAAGACGTCGTTGCCGAGGGCGACTTCCTCCAGCACCCCGAACCCGAATCCCGGCCCCAGAAGCGCTCGCGCCGCGCCGTCACCCCGCACTGGGAAGACGTCCTGCTCGGCGTGCGCACCAACACGAAGCGCCCGCGCAAGTAA